A genomic window from Punica granatum isolate Tunisia-2019 chromosome 2, ASM765513v2, whole genome shotgun sequence includes:
- the LOC116194967 gene encoding putative GEM-like protein 8, which yields MWKQSEKHVIGDPVVSDTCALSYPIQRFSRSYFTAPKCSFGYQRKGSVLQRMNKLGKKADVFANNLREHVKLSPKISETVKGKLSLGARVLQMGGIEKVFITLFNVSEKERLIKASQCYLSTTVGPIAGILFISTQNIAFCSERSLKLSCPNGESIRFHYKVLIPLTKIERANESENMKRPSQKYMRILTVDNFDFWFMGFLNHQKTWTYLQQAISRA from the exons ATGTGGAAGCAATCTGAAAAACATGTCATTGGAGATCCAGTCGTCTCCGATACATGTGCCCTTTCATATCCCATCCAGAGATTTTCAAGGTCATATTTTACCGCACCTAAATGTTCTTTTGGGTATCAGAGAAAAGGTTCAGTGCTTCAGAGGATGAACAAGCTTGGAAAGAAGGCCGATGTTTTTGCAAACAACCTCCGAGAGCATG TGAAACTGAGTCCGAAGATATCAGAGACGGTGAAGGGAAAGCTAAGCTTGGGAGCCCGAGTTCTTCAAATGGGCGGGATTGAGAAAGTTTTCATAACTCTGTTTAATGTCAGCGAAAAAGAGAGACTCATCAAAGCTTCACAATGCTACTTATCGACCACAGTAGGTCCCATAGCAGGCATCCTCTTCATCTCAACCCAAAACATTGCGTTCTGCAGTGAAAGATCCTTAAAGCTGTCTTGTCCTAATGGTGAATCCATACGGTTCCATTACAAG GTGCTGATCCCACTCACGAAAATAGAAAGAGCCAATGAAAGTGAGAATATGAAGAGACCATCGCAGAAGTATATGCGGATTCTTACTGTAGATAATTTCGATTTCTGGTTCATGGGTTTCTTAAATCATCAGAAGACCTGGACTTATCTTCAGCAGGCCATCTCTCGAGCCTAG
- the LOC116194976 gene encoding fe(2+) transport protein 1-like — translation MAPLLSTGEQCRRHCGRAPPLTTTLLLLLLFLISLQVVSANEEISKSKGGCGADDPSSSLGRCRNGPEAMKLKVIAIVSILAASMLGVCLPMFTRSVPALKPNSNPFVIVKAFASGVILATGYMHVLPDSFEYLNSDCLPADPWAKFPFTTFIAMLSAVATQMVDSFAMSYYRKLRARTSGSGTRVSGQAKDGVVAAEDGRGNGLEHVHGGPGEDHLGDGESQLLRHRVVAQVLELGIVVHSVVIGLSMGASDNACTIKSLVAALCFHQLFEGMGLGGCILQGEFGLKVKAIMVFFFSITTPLGIVLGIGLSNVYSESSPTALIVVGLLNACSAGLLNYMALVDLIALDFMGPKLQGSMKLQVFGYGALLLGAGGMSLMAKWA, via the exons ATGGCCCCACTACTCTCCACCGGCGAACAGTGCCGCCGCCACTGCGGCCGGGCCCCTCCTCTGACCACCACCCTTctactcctcctcctctttttGATCTCTTTGCAAGTGGTCTCCGCGAACGAGGAGATCAGTAAGAGCAAGGGTGGCTGCGGGGCGGACGACCCGTCGTCTTCCCTAGGGCGGTGCAGGAATGGGCCCGAGGCCATGAAGCTGAAGGTCATCGCTATCGTGTCAATCCTCGCTGCGAGCATGCTCGGGGTGTGCCTCCCGATGTTCACCCGGTCCGTTCCGGCCCTCAAGCCCAACAGTAACCCGTTCGTGATCGTGAAGGCTTTCGCGTCGGGTGTGATCCTCGCCACAGGTTACATGCATGTCCTCCCTGACTCGTTCGAGTACCTCAACTCCGACTGCCTGCCCGCGGATCCCTGGGCTAAGTTCCCGTTCACCACCTTCATCGCGATGCTCTCGGCCGTTGCCACCCAGATGGTGGATTCTTTTGCCATGTCTTACTACCGGAAGCTCAGGGCGAGGACGAGCGGCAGCGGTACCAGAGTCAGTGGTCAGGCAAAGGATGGGGTTGTGGCAGCCGAGGACGGCAGGGGGAACGGGCTAGAGCATGTTCATGGCGGTCCTGGAGAAGATCATCTTGGCGATGGGGAATCTCAGCTTCTGAGGCACAGAGTTGTAGCTCAG GTTTTAGAGCTGGGAATAGTGGTGCACTCAGTGGTGATAGGACTCTCAATGGGGGCCTCGGACAATGCTTGCACCATCAAGTCGCTCGTGGCTGCTCTTTGCTTTCATCAGCTCTTCGAAGGGATGGGCCTCGGCGGCTGCATCCTCCAG GGGGAGTTCGGACTGAAAGTGAAGGCGATCATGGTGTTCTTCTTCTCAATCACCACTCCTCTGGGGATCGTGCTCGGGATCGGCCTGTCAAACGTGTACAGTGAGAGCAGCCCGACTGCCCTGATTGTGGTGGGCCTGCTGAACGCGTGCTCAGCCGGGCTACTGAACTACATGGCCTTGGTGGATCTAATAGCATTGGATTTTATGGGGCCGAAATTGCAAGGGAGCATGAAGTTGCAAGTCTTTGGTTATGGTGCTCTTCTGTTGGGTGCTGGAGGCATGTCATTGATGGCAAAGTGGGCTTGA
- the LOC116195898 gene encoding F-box/LRR-repeat protein 20 translates to MASPSGGESGSGAVPVCINEILTDDELRSILSKLDTEKDRELFGFVCKRWLHLQSSERRKLAVRAGTHMLIKLATRFFRVSELDLSQSVSRSFYPGVTDKDLYVIASNFRGLKVLHLQNCKGISDVGMIELGGGLSSLQSLDVSYCRKVTDRGLEAVAKGCHDLRRLQLAGCRLITDLALQSLSENCQRLEELGLQGCTSITDFGITQLVKCCKKIKLLDISKCSNVGDEGVSNVAKSCSLNLKTLKLLDCYEVKDESIISLATYCKNLETLVISGCKDISDEAMKSLASACGSSLRKLRMDWCLSISDCALSCILTQCRSLEALDIGCCEGVTDAAFNGLESGGVELGLKVLKVSNCHGITVTGIRVLLDKCRSLEYLDVRSCPRITKAVCDEAGLQFPERCKVNFDGSLSESNVYAI, encoded by the exons ATGGCTTCTCCCTCCGGTGGCGAATCGGGTTCGGGGGCCGTCCCTGTTTGCATCAACGAGATCCTGACCGACGACGAGCTGAGGTCGATCCTCTCGAAGCTCGACACCGAGAAGGACAGGGAGCTCTTCGGCTTCGTCTGCAAGAGGTGGCTCCACTTGCAGAGCTCGGAGCGGAGGAAGCTCGCAGTCCGGGCGGGCACCCACATGCTCATCAAGCTGGCCACAAGGTTCTTCCGCGTGTCTGAGCTTGACCTCTCGCAGTCGGTGTCGAGGTCGTTCTATCCCGGCGTCACGGACAAGGATCTCTACGTGATCGCCAGTAACTTCCGGGGACTGAAGGTGCTGCATCTGCAGAACTGTAAAG GTATAAGTGATGTCGGAATGATAGAGCTTGGAGGTGGTCTCTCTTCTTTACAGTCCTTGGATGTGTCTTATTGCAGAAAAGTCACAGACAGAGGACTAGAAGCAGTTGCTAAAGGTTGTCATGATTTGCGAAGACTTCAGCTTGCAGGTTGCAGACTTATCACGGACTTGGCTTTGCAATCTCTTTCCGAGAACTGTCAGAGATTAGAAGAGTTAGGCCTTCAAGGATGTACTAGTATTACTGATTTTGGAATCACTCAACTTGTCAAGTGCTGTAAAAAAATCAAGCTCCTGGACATCAGCAAGTGCAGCAATGTTGGTGATGAAGGGGTTTCTAATGTTGCTAAGTCCTGTTCATTAAATCTAAAGACACTGAAGCTGTTGGATTGCTACGAAGTCAAAGATGAGTCTATAATCTCTTTAGCCACATATTGCAAGAATTTGGAGACGCTAGTCATCAGCGGATGCAAGGATATCTCTGATGAGGCTATGAAATCTTTAGCCTCTGCCTGTGGGAGCAGCCTCAGGAAACTGAGGATGGACTGGTGCTTGAGCATATCTGACTGTGCGCTGAGCTGTATTCTCACCCAATGCAGATCCTTGGAAGCTCTTGATATTGGGTGCTGCGAGGGGGTGACAGATGCAGCGTTTAATGGTCTAGAAAGTGGTGGGGTTGAATTGGGTTTGAAGGTTCTGAAAGTTAGTAATTGCCACGGGATAACTGTGACAGGGATTCGTGTTCTCTTGGACAAATGCAGATCCCTAGAGTACCTTGATGTGAGGTCATGCCCGAGAATTACTAAGGCTGTCTGTGATGAGGCTGGGCTTCAGTTTCCAGAACGTTGTAAAGTTAATTTCGATGGTAGCCTAAGCGAGTCCAATGTGTATGCAATTTAA
- the LOC116195352 gene encoding neutral/alkaline invertase 3, chloroplastic-like: protein MLSTGTVEAVLHFSSGASPHILWSDPSFFRLGARLSSNSPVNCRKRRDSMKVKVYGLSRTLLSDAGNCRLEGIGCYHNRKKGINRLKLVCCKSQHVEGLGEITAKDGNANWFLDSAKDLSALNGMVNGPDILEFQEVQQHEGNGSLILNGASREENRVQSAQFDPIEEEAWDLLRDSIVYYCGSPVGTIAANDPTSSNVLNYDQVFIRDFIPSGIAFLLKGEYDIVRNFILHTLQLQSWEKTMDCHSPGQGLMPASFKVRTVPLDGDDSATEEVLDPDFGEAAIGRVAPVDSGLWWIILLRAYGKISGDRSVQERIDVQTGIKMILRLCLADGFDMFPTLLVTDGPCMIDRRMGIHGHPLEIQALFYSALLCAREMLAPEDGSADLLRALNNRLVALSFHIREYYWTDLKKLNEIYRYKTEEYSYDAVNKFNIYPDQIPPWLVEWMPNKGGYLIGNLQPAHMDFRFFSLGNFWSVVSGLATTDQSHAILDLIEAKWTDLVADMPFKICYPALEGQEWQIITGSDPKNTPWSYHNAGSWPTLLWQLTVACIKMNRPDIAARAVEVAERRIAKDRWPEYYDTKKGRFMGKQARLYQTWSIAGFLVAKLLLKDPASAKILITDEDSELINAFSCMISANPRRMRGRKNPKQTYIV from the exons ATGTTGTCCACGGGCACTGTTGAAGCGGTTCTTCATTTTTCATCTGGGGCTAGTCCTCACATTCTTTGGTCTGACCCAAGTTTTTTTCGATTGGGCGCAAGACTTTCTTCCAATTCTCCGGTTAATTGTAGAAAGAGAAGGGACTCTATGAAAGTAAAAGTTTACGGTCTTTCCCGGACACTCCTCAGTGATGCTGGTAACTGCAGGCTGGAAGGGATAGGATGCTATCATAATAGAAAGAAGGGAATTAACAGATTGAAGCTTGTGTGTTGCAAAAGCCAACACGTAGAGGGACTCGGGGAAATAACTGCGAAGGATGGGAATGCAAATTGGTTTCTTGATAGTGCAAAGGATTTAAGTGCTTTAAATGGGATGGTAAATGGCCCAGACATTCTGGAATTCCAGGAAGTTCAGCAACATGAGGGAAATGGAAGTCTGATTCTAAATGGTGCTAGCAGGGAAGAGAATAGAGTTCAAAGTGCTCAGTTTGACCCCATTGAGGAGGAAGCATGGGACCTATTACGAGATTCTATTGTTTATTACTGTGGAAGCCCTGTTGGGACAATTGCTGCAAATGACCCAACCAGTTCTAATGTTCTGAATTACGATCAGGTCTTTATTCGTGACTTTATACCCTCTGGTATTGCCTTCCTCTTGAAGGGTGAGTATGACATTGTTCGGAACTTCATCCTCCACACACTTCAATTGCAG AGCTGGGAGAAAACAATGGACTGCCACAGCCCTGGTCAAGGTTTGATGCCTGCTAGTTTTAAAGTACGAACAGTTCCTTTAGATGGGGATGATTCTGCCACAGAAGAGGTTCTGGATCCTGACTTTGGAGAGGCAGCAATAGGTCGTGTTGCGCCTGTTGATTCTG GATTATGGTGGATTATTCTGTTACGAGCATATGGGAAGATCTCAGGAGATCGATCTGTTCAGGAAAGAATTGATGTCCAGACAGGGATTAAGATGATTCTAAGGCTGTGCCTTGCTGATGGGTTTGATATGTTCCCTACTCTGTTAGTGACTGATGGTCCTTGCATGATTGATCGTCGGATGGGAATCCACGGCCATCCTTTGGAAATACAG GCACTTTTTTACTCAGCCTTGCTTTGTGCTCGTGAAATGCTTGCTCCAGAGGATGGATCTGCTGATCTTCTCCGAGCTCTGAACAATCGTCTAGTGGCCCTATCATTCCACATTAGGGAATACTATTGGACTGACCTGAAAAAGCTGAATGAGATCTACCGTTACAAGACAGAAGAATACTCATATGATGCAGTGAACAAATTCAACATATATCCTGATCAGATCCCTCCTTGGCTTGTTGAGTGGATGCCCAATAAGGGAGGGTACTTGATTGGAAACTTGCAGCCCGCCCACATGGACTTCCGATTCTTTTCGCTTGGGAACTTTTGGTCCGTGGTAAGTGGGCTCGCAACAACGGACCAGTCCCATGCGATCCTGGACCTCATTGAAGCGAAATGGACTGATCTAGTTGCGGATATGCCGTTCAAGATATGCTATCCGGCCCTTGAAGGGCAAGAATGGCAGATCATTACGGGGAGTGATCCGAAGAACAC GCCATGGTCTTATCACAACGCTGGTTCATGGCCCACTCTACTCTGGCAG CTCACCGTGGCGTGCATAAAGATGAACCGGCCTGACATAGCTGCCAGAGCTGTGGAAGTTGCGGAGAGGCGCATAGCTAAGGACAGGTGGCCTgagtattatgacacaaagAAGGGACGATTTATGGGGAAGCAGGCACGGCTCTACCAGACTTGGTCGATTGCAGGATTTCTTGTGGCCAAGCTCCTCCTCAAGGACCCAGCTTCTGCGAAGATCCTGATAACCGACGAGGACTCTGAGCTCATCAACGCCTTCTCGTGCATGATTAGCGCGAACCCCAGAAGGATGCGAGGACGCAAGAATCCGAAGCAAACCTACATAGTATGA
- the LOC116195900 gene encoding putative GEM-like protein 8 encodes MKWEIQRRAIGNPVMSASVSYPNRKLLNCYSRRDEDSVKYHRKGSVLQRMNKLGKKADVFASGIREHVRLSQRILETVKGKLSLGAHIFQMGGMEKAFKTLFNVSEKERLLKASQCYLSTSAGPIAGLLFISTQSIAFCSERSLKISSPNGKCLRLHYKVLIPLTRIDSASESKNMKKPSQKYLQIVTVDNFEFWFMGFLNYQKTLKHLQQAISQAQMKK; translated from the exons ATGAAGTGGGAAATTCAGAGACGAGCGATAGGAAATCCAGTGATGTCCGCATCAGTTTCATATCCCAACAGGAAGCTTTTGAATTGCTATTCTAGGAGAGACGAGGATTCTGTCAAATATCATAGAAAAGGTTCAGTGCTTCAGCGGATGAACAAGCTCGGGAAGAAGGCTGACGTTTTTGCCAGTGGCATTAGAGAGCAtg TTAGGCTTAGTCAGAGGATTTTAGAGACAGTGAAGGGGAAACTGAGCTTGGGAGCCCACATTTTTCAAATGGGCGGGATGGAGAAAGCATTCAAGACTCTGTTCAATGTCAGTGAGAAAGAGAGACTCCTAAAGGCCTCGCAGTGCTATTTATCAACCTCAGCAGGTCCGATAGCCGGCCTCCTCTTCATCTCAACCCAAAGTATTGCATTCTGCAGTGAGAGATCCTTAAAGATATCTTCTCCCAATGGCAAATGTCTCAGACTCCATTACAAG GTACTTATTCCACTCACAAGAATAGACAGCGCCAGCGAAAGCAAGAACATGAAGAAGCCATCACAAAAGTACTTGCAGATCGTGACTGTGGACAATTTTGAGTTCTGGTTCATGGGTTTCTTGAATTATCAGAAGACTCTGAAACATCTTCAGCAGGCCATCTCTCAAGCACAAATGAAGAAATAA
- the LOC116195353 gene encoding transmembrane protein 53-A, with the protein MGSLSGIIQRPLVAAAAVAAASVSVDLPDRFSPSKPADTCSGSGQIVSSPSASLSDLHSPLVSHISASKLSNLSFVKKIHVPVPDIKKYAVPSLGADIARSPLSSSIVPTSALQNLYQRADLVNAPKPNAFVISIPTSASGSEEVLYKWHLPDPSATDVSRNPSDCSSAKSRTVVVLLGWLGAKQKHLKRYAEWYASMGFHAITFTFPMSEILSYQVGGKAEQNIELLVNHLADWLEEEIGKNLVFHTFSNTGWLTYGAILEKFQKENPSLVGNIRGCIVDSAPVAAPDPQVWASGFSAAFLKKQSVATKGITSSTASITEVASVPKPAVTEAALLLVLEKFFEVILNLPSVNKRLSDVLDVLSSQQPKCPQLYIYSSADRVIPAGSVESFIEEQRRIGREVRACNFISTPHVDHFRNDPQLYTSQLTRFLEDCVLTCCRSSSS; encoded by the exons ATGGGTTCATTGTCCGGGATCATTCAACGTCCCCTTGTCGCAGCAGCTGCTGTTGCTGCGGCTTCTGTATCTGTCGACCTCCCTGATAGGTTCTCCCCTTCCAAGCCCGCTGATACTTGCTCCGGTTCTGGTCAGATCGTTTCATCTCCCTCCGCTTCCCTGAGCGACTTGCATTCCCCATTGGTCTCTCATATCTCTGCCTCAAAGCTCTCAAATTTGTCCTTTGTGAAGAAGATCCATGTCCCTGTCCCTGACATTAAGAAGTACGCTGTCCCCAGTCTAGGGGCAGACATTGCAAGGAGCCCTTTGAGCTCTTCTATCGTGCCAACCTCAGCTCTTCAGAATCTGTATCAGAGGGCTGATTTGGTGAATGCACCGAAGCCTAATGCATTTGTTATTAGCATTCCTACCTCTGCCTCAGGATCAGAGGAGGTTCTTTACAAGTGGCACTTGCCTGATCCAAGTGCTACAGATGTCTCCAGAAATCCCTCCGATTGCTCATCTGCTAAATCGAGGACTGTTGTGGTGTTGTTGGGTTGGTTGGGAGCAAAGCAGAAGCACTTGAAACGATATGCTGAGTGGTACGCTTCAATGGGGTTCCATGCAATTACATTCACCTTCCCGATGAGTGAGATTCTGAGTTACCAGGTTGGAGGCAAAGCGGAGCAAAATATCGAGCTGCTTGTGAACCATTTGGCTGATTGGTTAGAGGAGGAAATCGGGAAAAATCTTGTTTTCCACACTTTCAGCAACACCGGTTGGTTAAC GTATGGAGCCATTTTGGAGAAATTTCAGAAGGAGAACCCTTCTCTAGTCGGAAACATCAGGGGTTGCATTGTAGATTCTGCTCCTGTAGCTGCCCCTGATCCTCAG GTGTGGGCTTCAGGTTTCTCAGCAGCTTTTCTGAAGAAACAGAGTGTGGCAACCAAGGGAATTACAAGTTCGACCGCATCTATCACAGAAGTAGCTTCGGTACCAAAACCTGCAGTCACAGAGGCTGCTCTGCTATTAGTTCTCGAGAAGTTCTTTGAAGTAATCTTGAACCTCCCATCAGTTAACAA gaGGCTCTCTGACGTCCTTGATGTACTATCATCACAACAGCCAAAATGCCCGCAACTGTACATATACAGCTCAGCAGACAGGGTGATTCCTGCGGGGTCTGTGGAGTCCTTCATCGAGGAGCAGCGAAGGATCGGGCGCGAGGTCCGGGCCTGCAACTTCATCTCCACACCTCATGTCGATCACTTTAGAAACGACCCACAGCTATACACATCCCAGCTGACCCGTTTCTTGGAGGACTGTGTTTTAACTTGCTGCCGGAGCTCCTCATCCTGA
- the LOC116197038 gene encoding GEM-like protein 4, giving the protein MTIMEQVIGIPVISGSLLLTDSDSMQCQSTHHEDQFQRLGKDSMLKRMNKLRMKADFFSHSFRAQVRSNLKMSETVKRKLSMGAQFLQVGGREKVFKTLFNVSERERLLKASHCCLSTSAGNIAGFLFISIRNLAFCSHRSLKVCCPNGEAVKVHYKVLIPLSKIETANQCENVEKPLQKYMQIVTVDNFDFWFMGFLNYQKTWKYIQQALFLEQ; this is encoded by the exons ATGACGATCATGGAACAAGTGATTGGGATTCCGGTGATCTCAGGATCCTTATTATTGACTGATTCTGATTCCATGCAATGTCAATCCACTCATCACGAAGATCAATTCCAAAGGTTAGGAAAAGATTCGATGCTTAAGAGGATGAACAAGCTCCGGATGAAAGCTGATTTTTTCTCTCACAGTTTCCGAGCTCAGG TGAGATCAAATCTGAAGATGTCGGAAACAGTAAAAAGGAAGCTGAGCATGGGAGCTCAATTCCTGCAAGTGGGTGGAAGGGAGAAAGTTTTCAAGACACTGTTTAATGTCTCTGAAAGAGAGAGACTCCTAAAGGCTTCACACTGCTGCTTATCAACTTCAGCCGGTAACATTGCAGGCTTCCTCTTCATATCCATCAGGAACTTAGCGTTCTGCAGTCACAGATCCTTAAAGGTGTGCTGTCCAAATGGAGAAGCTGTCAAGGTCCATTACAag GTTTTGATCCCACTTTCTAAAATAGAGACAGCAAATCAATGCGAGAATGTTGAGAAGCCATTGCAGAAGTACATGCAAATTGTTACAGTAGACAACTTCGACTTCTGGTTCATGGGATTCCTGAATTATCAGAAAACCTGGAAATATATTCAGCAAGCACTTTTTCTTGAGCAGTAA